A genomic window from Alkalihalobacillus sp. AL-G includes:
- a CDS encoding MgtC/SapB family protein, whose amino-acid sequence MEWLLEWWTDDLDIITIRLLLAAALCGLVGIEREFKRHPAGFRTHLLVGVGSCLMMILSIFGFDDFLASHENIQGFDPSRLPAYVVSGIGFLGAGTILVHGVTVRGLTTAASIWVVAGIGLVVGIGMYFEAVFTTLVMILSLLFLNKFEDLYLRKQKYQHLTVIVENKEVPLSEVVNELESYKMPILSLSVDDYPNDASISMVKYTFKVHVTNAKKLPELYDKIQANEHVYKVFATD is encoded by the coding sequence ATGGAATGGTTGCTTGAATGGTGGACCGATGATTTGGATATAATTACGATCAGACTATTGCTTGCAGCGGCTTTATGCGGGCTTGTTGGGATTGAACGTGAATTTAAAAGGCATCCAGCAGGCTTTCGGACACATTTATTAGTTGGCGTGGGTTCATGTTTAATGATGATTTTATCAATATTTGGATTCGACGATTTTTTAGCATCACATGAAAATATACAGGGATTTGACCCATCCCGTTTACCAGCTTATGTAGTAAGTGGAATTGGATTTTTAGGTGCAGGAACGATACTTGTTCACGGGGTTACAGTGAGGGGCTTGACGACAGCCGCTTCCATTTGGGTTGTTGCTGGAATAGGCCTAGTTGTTGGTATTGGAATGTATTTTGAAGCAGTCTTTACAACCCTTGTCATGATTTTGAGTCTACTGTTTTTAAATAAATTTGAAGACCTTTACTTGAGAAAGCAAAAGTACCAGCATCTGACGGTGATTGTTGAAAATAAAGAGGTTCCGTTATCAGAAGTTGTAAATGAGCTGGAAAGCTATAAGATGCCGATTCTTAGTTTGTCAGTGGATGATTACCCGAACGACGCCTCAATTTCTATGGTAAAGTACACGTTCAAAGTACATGTCACAAACGCTAAAAAGCTACCGGAGCTCTATGATAAAATTCAGGCAAACGAACATGTATATAAGGTGTTTGCGACGGACTAA
- a CDS encoding CtsR family transcriptional regulator: MRNISDIIEAHLKEVITKSRKKEIEIKRSEIAEQFQCVPSQINYVINTRFTIEKGFVVESKRGGGGYIRIIKVELDNTTMLLDQVIMLIKSRITQSASENIIYRLLEEEILNVREARLMRSVIDRSTINVALPYRDELRANLLKAMIQSLKYKV, encoded by the coding sequence ATGAGGAACATTTCAGATATAATTGAGGCGCATTTGAAGGAAGTCATTACAAAAAGTCGTAAAAAAGAAATAGAGATTAAAAGAAGTGAAATTGCAGAACAATTTCAATGCGTCCCCTCGCAAATCAACTATGTCATAAACACAAGATTCACGATTGAAAAGGGTTTTGTTGTGGAAAGTAAAAGGGGAGGGGGAGGATACATTCGGATTATAAAGGTCGAACTAGATAACACTACGATGCTTTTGGATCAGGTGATAATGTTGATTAAATCAAGAATCACCCAGTCAGCAAGTGAAAATATCATCTATCGACTACTTGAAGAAGAAATCCTTAACGTCAGAGAAGCACGACTGATGCGTAGTGTAATTGATCGTTCAACCATCAATGTTGCCTTACCTTATCGTGATGAACTTCGTGCAAATCTACTTAAGGCTATGATACAAAGTTTAAAGTATAAAGTTTGA
- a CDS encoding UvrB/UvrC motif-containing protein: MHCQECQQRPATLHFTKIINGEKNEFHICEQCAKEKGDFIPGSNSFSIHNLLSGLLNFEQPIGGTSSAPREQQQKQCPKCGLTYHQFTKIGRFGCAQCYETFGTKLTPIFKRIHGGNTTHSGKIPKRVGSDMLERKKIDQLKQHLQQLIVQEEFEEAAKVRDEIRSYEKRLDGGR; the protein is encoded by the coding sequence ATGCATTGTCAGGAATGCCAACAGAGACCGGCAACATTGCACTTCACGAAAATCATAAATGGTGAAAAAAACGAGTTTCATATTTGTGAACAATGTGCCAAGGAAAAAGGAGATTTTATTCCTGGTTCTAATTCGTTTTCCATTCATAATCTACTATCCGGGTTACTTAATTTTGAACAGCCAATAGGGGGAACTTCATCCGCACCACGGGAACAACAGCAAAAGCAATGTCCAAAGTGTGGATTGACTTATCACCAGTTTACTAAGATTGGTCGATTCGGATGTGCTCAATGTTATGAAACATTTGGAACGAAGCTGACGCCTATTTTCAAACGGATTCATGGTGGAAATACGACTCATTCCGGAAAGATTCCTAAACGAGTTGGGAGCGATATGCTCGAAAGAAAGAAAATCGATCAGCTTAAGCAGCACCTTCAACAATTGATTGTTCAAGAAGAGTTTGAAGAAGCAGCAAAAGTCCGGGATGAAATACGGTCTTATGAAAAACGTTTGGACGGGGGGCGTTAA
- a CDS encoding protein arginine kinase: MSLERFINEAISPWMKKEGPDSDIVLSSRIRLARNLKGDVFPLVATDEQSKVVSEQIRKHFEDQSYGNIGNLSYIDINELKSIEKRVLVEKHLISPNLAEEPKQSGVLMSEDESVSIMINEEDHIRIQCLFPGFQLSETLQLASGLDDWIEQKLEYAFDEQRGYLTSCPTNVGTGMRASVMMHLPALVLTQKMQRIIPAINQLGLVVRGIYGEGSEAHGNIFQISNQMTLGKSEEDIVEDLRGVVLQLIEQEKSARKNLLESSKLQLEDRVYRSLGTLANSRIIQSKEATKCLSDVRLGIDLKLIEGISKTILNELMILTQPGFLQQYARQTLSPDERDIRRATLIRERLKLEKNNE, translated from the coding sequence GTGTCTCTGGAACGGTTTATTAACGAAGCCATCAGCCCCTGGATGAAAAAGGAAGGACCAGATTCAGATATTGTTCTGAGCAGTCGAATTCGATTAGCCCGAAACCTAAAAGGAGATGTTTTTCCGCTGGTAGCAACGGATGAACAGTCCAAAGTAGTCAGCGAGCAAATCCGCAAACATTTTGAGGATCAATCATATGGTAATATAGGAAATCTATCTTATATCGATATTAATGAATTAAAATCGATTGAGAAAAGAGTACTTGTTGAAAAGCATTTGATTAGCCCTAACCTTGCTGAAGAACCAAAACAGTCTGGTGTATTGATGAGCGAAGATGAGTCAGTCAGCATTATGATCAACGAAGAGGACCATATTCGAATTCAATGTTTATTTCCAGGGTTTCAATTAAGCGAAACCCTTCAACTGGCGAGCGGTCTCGATGACTGGATTGAGCAGAAGCTGGAATATGCCTTTGATGAGCAACGAGGGTATTTGACAAGCTGTCCTACAAATGTAGGTACAGGTATGCGGGCATCCGTAATGATGCATTTGCCAGCACTTGTCTTGACTCAAAAAATGCAAAGAATCATACCAGCAATCAATCAATTGGGTCTTGTCGTACGAGGGATTTATGGTGAGGGTAGTGAAGCGCACGGGAATATCTTTCAAATCTCCAACCAGATGACCTTAGGAAAATCAGAGGAAGATATTGTAGAAGATTTAAGAGGTGTCGTGCTTCAGCTTATTGAGCAGGAAAAATCGGCGAGAAAGAACCTTCTTGAATCCTCGAAGCTTCAATTAGAAGATCGGGTTTACCGTTCACTAGGTACCCTTGCGAACAGTCGTATCATACAATCTAAAGAGGCAACAAAATGTTTATCGGATGTTAGGCTCGGCATTGATTTGAAGTTGATTGAAGGTATATCCAAAACAATTTTGAATGAATTGATGATCTTGACTCAGCCGGGATTTTTACAGCAGTATGCAAGGCAAACGTTATCTCCCGATGAGCGTGATATTCGCCGTGCAACGTTAATTCGTGAACGGCTGAAATTAGAAAAGAACAACGAATAG
- the clpC gene encoding ATP-dependent protease ATP-binding subunit ClpC has translation MMFGRFTERAQKVLALAQEEAIRLGHNNVGTEHILLGLVREGEGIAAKALSVLGLSPEKIQKEVESLIGKGQESVQTIHYTPRAKKVIELSMDEARKLGHSYVGTEHILLGLIREGEGVAARVLNNLGVSLNKARQQVLQLLGSNESSSSAHGGSSATANTPTLDSLARDLTVIAREDSLDPVIGRSKEIQRVIEVLSRRTKNNPVLIGEPGVGKTAIAEGLAQQIINNEVPETLRDKRVMTLDMGTVVAGTKYRGEFEDRLKKVMDEIRQAGNIILFIDELHTLIGAGGAEGAIDASNILKPALARGELQCIGATTLDEYRKYIEKDAALERRFQPIRVNEPTKDESKQILQGLRDRYEAHHRVTITDDAINEAVKLSDRYISDRYLPDKAIDLIDEAASKVRLRSYTAPPNLKELEQKLESVRKEKDAAVQSQEFEKAASLRDSEQKLREELESTKNIWKEKQGQENTEVTPEDIALVVANWTGIPVSKLKQEETERLLKMESILHDRLIGQEEAVKAISKAIRRARAGLKDPKRPIGSFIFLGPTGVGKTELARALAEALFGDDDSIIRIDMSEYMEKHTTSRLVGSPPGYVGHEEGGQLTEKVRRNPYSVILLDEIEKAHPEVFNILLQVLEDGRLTDSKGRTVDFRNTVVIMTSNVGASTLKRNKHMGFTAQSENQEYESMKIKVMDELKKAFRPEFLNRIDETIVFHSLEKAHLKQIIGLMANQLQKRLSEQGIDIKLTDAALDKIAEEGYDPDYGARPLRRALQRRVEDRLSEELLSGNISKGQTVKIDVKDNDFTVNLVGAGK, from the coding sequence ATGATGTTTGGACGATTTACAGAACGGGCTCAAAAGGTACTCGCCCTTGCCCAGGAAGAAGCAATCCGCCTTGGACATAATAACGTAGGGACAGAGCATATATTGCTTGGTCTTGTCCGTGAAGGTGAAGGAATTGCAGCTAAAGCTCTGTCTGTTTTAGGATTAAGTCCGGAAAAAATTCAAAAAGAAGTTGAGTCCCTTATTGGAAAAGGCCAGGAATCCGTTCAAACCATTCATTATACGCCAAGAGCGAAGAAGGTTATCGAGCTATCAATGGATGAGGCAAGAAAACTGGGTCACTCATACGTAGGAACTGAGCATATTTTACTCGGGCTGATCCGTGAAGGCGAAGGCGTGGCAGCAAGAGTGTTAAATAATCTAGGTGTCAGCTTGAACAAAGCACGACAGCAAGTCCTTCAGCTGTTAGGAAGTAACGAATCCTCTTCATCCGCGCATGGAGGGTCATCAGCTACTGCGAACACACCGACCTTAGACAGTCTTGCTAGAGATTTAACAGTAATAGCACGTGAAGATAGCCTTGACCCCGTTATCGGCAGAAGTAAAGAGATTCAACGTGTGATTGAAGTCCTAAGCAGACGTACGAAAAACAATCCAGTTCTAATCGGGGAACCAGGCGTTGGGAAAACAGCGATTGCAGAGGGTCTGGCTCAACAGATCATTAATAATGAAGTACCTGAAACACTACGGGATAAAAGGGTTATGACGCTTGATATGGGTACAGTTGTAGCTGGAACGAAATACCGCGGTGAATTTGAGGACCGTTTAAAAAAGGTGATGGATGAAATTCGTCAGGCTGGTAACATCATCCTCTTTATCGATGAACTTCACACATTGATTGGCGCTGGTGGAGCGGAAGGTGCGATTGATGCTTCGAATATATTGAAACCAGCGCTTGCACGTGGTGAGTTACAGTGTATTGGGGCGACGACACTCGATGAATATCGTAAATATATTGAAAAGGATGCAGCACTAGAGCGACGATTCCAACCGATTCGTGTAAACGAACCGACGAAGGATGAATCCAAACAAATTTTACAAGGATTACGTGACCGCTATGAGGCCCATCATCGTGTAACGATTACAGATGACGCAATTAATGAAGCGGTAAAATTATCTGATCGTTATATTTCGGACCGCTACCTTCCAGACAAGGCAATTGACCTGATCGATGAAGCTGCTTCAAAGGTTCGTCTGCGATCTTATACGGCACCTCCGAATTTAAAAGAACTTGAACAGAAGCTCGAAAGTGTCCGTAAAGAAAAGGACGCTGCGGTTCAAAGCCAGGAATTTGAAAAGGCGGCATCGTTGCGAGACTCTGAACAAAAGCTTCGTGAAGAACTCGAATCAACAAAAAACATATGGAAAGAAAAGCAGGGTCAAGAAAATACAGAAGTAACGCCAGAAGATATAGCACTCGTTGTTGCGAACTGGACTGGAATTCCGGTATCCAAATTAAAACAAGAAGAGACTGAACGACTGTTGAAGATGGAATCCATTCTTCATGACCGGTTAATCGGTCAGGAAGAAGCGGTAAAAGCCATTTCGAAAGCGATTCGCCGTGCACGTGCCGGACTTAAGGATCCGAAGCGACCGATTGGCTCGTTTATCTTCCTCGGCCCGACCGGTGTTGGTAAAACCGAACTTGCTAGAGCTCTTGCTGAGGCATTGTTTGGAGATGATGATTCAATAATCCGTATCGATATGTCTGAATACATGGAAAAGCATACGACAAGTCGTCTAGTCGGTTCACCTCCAGGGTATGTTGGTCACGAGGAAGGCGGGCAATTAACCGAAAAGGTACGTCGAAACCCGTATTCTGTCATTTTACTTGATGAGATTGAAAAGGCGCACCCTGAAGTGTTCAACATATTGCTGCAGGTCCTTGAGGATGGTCGATTGACCGATTCAAAAGGACGTACGGTCGACTTCCGTAATACGGTAGTCATCATGACGTCGAATGTTGGTGCTAGCACCTTAAAGCGCAACAAGCATATGGGCTTTACTGCACAATCTGAAAATCAGGAATATGAAAGTATGAAAATTAAAGTGATGGATGAATTGAAAAAGGCATTCCGACCAGAGTTCTTAAACCGGATTGATGAAACGATTGTCTTCCACTCACTTGAAAAGGCACACCTAAAACAAATAATCGGCTTAATGGCCAACCAGCTTCAAAAGCGGCTTTCAGAACAAGGCATCGATATCAAGCTAACCGATGCTGCCCTTGATAAGATTGCTGAAGAAGGCTACGATCCCGACTATGGCGCACGTCCATTACGTCGTGCACTCCAAAGACGAGTCGAAGACCGTCTTTCAGAAGAGCTCCTTAGTGGTAACATTTCAAAAGGACAGACGGTTAAGATCGATGTTAAGGACAACGATTTTACCGTAAACTTGGTTGGGGCTGGGAAATAG
- the radA gene encoding DNA repair protein RadA: MAKRKTTFLCQDCGYDSPKWMGKCPGCSKWNTMVEEVIQQEKGHRRSFNTGGTSQKPEPITKIKSEKEPRIDTKISELNRVLGGGVVPGSLVLVGGDPGIGKSTLLLQASAKLAGNAHTVLYISGEESIKQTKLRAQRLEINDDNLYVHAETDMDLIEKAIEDVKPSLLIIDSIQTVYRSEVTSAPGSVSQVRECTSHFMRISKTKGIATFIVGHVTKEGSIAGPRLLEHMVDAVLYFEGERHHTYRILRAVKNRFGSTNEIGVFEMKEEGLDEVQNPSEVFLEERSNGAAGSAIVASIEGTRPVLVEIQALVSPTSFGNPRRMGKGIDHNRVSLLMAVLEKRVGLLLQNQDAYVNVAGGVRLDEPAIDLAIAVSIASSFRDRPSQPTDVFIGEIGLTGEVRRVSRVEQRVHEVAKLGFKRVILPEKNLGGWTVPSGIEVVGVATVEDTLRQGLGG, translated from the coding sequence ATGGCAAAACGAAAAACAACCTTTTTATGCCAGGATTGCGGGTACGATTCGCCAAAGTGGATGGGGAAATGCCCAGGCTGTAGCAAGTGGAATACGATGGTGGAGGAAGTCATCCAACAGGAAAAAGGACATCGACGTTCTTTCAACACGGGTGGCACTAGTCAAAAACCAGAACCAATTACAAAAATTAAAAGTGAAAAAGAGCCACGAATAGATACGAAAATAAGTGAGCTTAATCGTGTGCTTGGTGGTGGAGTTGTTCCTGGGTCGCTCGTTCTTGTCGGTGGGGACCCTGGTATCGGGAAATCGACACTTCTGCTTCAAGCATCCGCCAAGCTTGCTGGGAACGCACATACAGTACTTTATATATCCGGTGAGGAATCAATTAAACAAACGAAGCTCAGAGCTCAACGGCTCGAAATCAATGACGATAACTTGTATGTTCATGCTGAAACAGATATGGACCTGATTGAAAAAGCAATTGAAGATGTAAAACCGAGCTTATTGATCATTGACTCTATTCAAACTGTATATCGTTCTGAAGTTACATCTGCTCCAGGAAGTGTTTCACAGGTCCGGGAATGTACCTCTCATTTTATGAGAATCTCGAAGACAAAAGGAATTGCGACATTTATTGTTGGACACGTTACTAAAGAAGGATCGATCGCAGGCCCACGTTTGTTAGAGCATATGGTTGATGCAGTCCTTTATTTTGAAGGGGAGCGCCATCATACATATCGCATTTTGCGGGCAGTCAAAAATAGGTTCGGGTCGACAAATGAAATTGGTGTATTTGAAATGAAAGAAGAAGGATTAGATGAGGTGCAAAACCCGTCCGAGGTATTCCTTGAGGAGCGTTCGAATGGAGCAGCTGGGTCAGCCATTGTCGCATCAATCGAAGGCACGAGACCGGTACTTGTTGAGATTCAAGCTCTTGTTTCACCAACAAGCTTTGGGAATCCGAGACGTATGGGGAAAGGTATCGATCATAACCGTGTTTCGTTACTGATGGCCGTACTTGAAAAACGTGTTGGGTTATTGTTGCAAAACCAAGATGCATACGTAAATGTGGCTGGTGGTGTAAGGCTGGATGAACCAGCGATTGATTTAGCGATTGCCGTTAGTATCGCATCCAGTTTTCGCGATCGACCATCGCAGCCTACCGATGTTTTTATTGGTGAAATTGGACTAACTGGAGAAGTAAGACGGGTTTCACGAGTGGAACAAAGGGTACATGAAGTAGCAAAGCTTGGATTTAAGCGTGTCATTCTTCCAGAAAAAAACTTGGGAGGATGGACGGTGCCAAGTGGAATTGAAGTTGTAGGCGTAGCGACTGTTGAAGATACGCTTCGTCAAGGCTTGGGAGGATAA
- the disA gene encoding DNA integrity scanning diadenylate cyclase DisA: MDVAMKELIVSKMLQFIAPGTPLRDGVDNVLRAKTGGLIVVGFNEKVQKLVDGGFSINCRFSPAYLYELAKMDGAIILSDEGNRILYANTQLIPDTSIPSKETGIRHRTAERVAKQTGNLVISISQRRNVITLYQGNIRYSLQDIGVILTKANQALQTLEKYKSVLDQSLTDLGALEFEELVTFQEVSQVIHRIEMVLRIRNEIVKYVNELGSEGRLISMQMEELVSNIEDEAALIVKDYSKDPKVDPLRMMHELKKLTSEELLEENAIVRLLGYIPSANIYEETIKPRGYRILNKIPRLPSLIVENLIQHFTHLQNTLKASIEELDDVEGIGEIRARKIKEGLKRIQEQLFLDRHI, translated from the coding sequence ATGGACGTTGCGATGAAAGAACTGATCGTTAGTAAAATGCTGCAATTCATTGCTCCTGGTACACCTCTGCGGGATGGAGTCGACAATGTACTTCGCGCAAAGACAGGTGGATTGATTGTTGTTGGTTTTAATGAAAAGGTACAAAAACTCGTTGATGGCGGATTTTCGATTAATTGCAGGTTTTCACCGGCATATTTGTATGAACTTGCAAAAATGGATGGTGCAATTATTTTAAGCGATGAAGGCAATCGGATTTTATACGCCAATACACAGCTGATTCCAGATACATCGATTCCGTCAAAAGAAACCGGAATTCGACACCGAACAGCTGAACGGGTGGCAAAACAAACGGGGAATCTTGTAATCTCGATTTCGCAGAGAAGGAATGTCATTACGTTATATCAAGGAAACATACGGTATTCATTGCAGGATATCGGCGTCATATTGACGAAAGCAAACCAAGCACTGCAAACGCTGGAAAAATATAAGTCGGTACTTGATCAGAGTCTCACCGATCTGGGTGCCCTTGAGTTTGAAGAGTTAGTAACTTTTCAGGAGGTTTCTCAGGTGATTCATCGAATTGAAATGGTACTGCGGATTCGCAATGAGATCGTTAAGTACGTCAATGAGCTCGGATCTGAGGGACGCTTGATCAGTATGCAAATGGAGGAACTGGTATCCAATATCGAGGATGAGGCAGCTCTTATCGTGAAAGATTATTCCAAGGATCCAAAGGTTGACCCGCTCCGGATGATGCATGAACTTAAAAAACTGACCAGTGAAGAACTCTTAGAGGAAAATGCGATTGTAAGGCTACTTGGTTATATCCCTTCTGCAAATATTTATGAAGAAACGATCAAACCGAGGGGTTACCGCATATTAAATAAGATTCCAAGACTGCCATCCCTCATCGTTGAAAATCTTATTCAACATTTTACCCACCTTCAAAATACATTAAAGGCTTCGATTGAAGAATTGGATGATGTAGAAGGGATCGGGGAAATCCGTGCTCGTAAAATTAAAGAGGGGTTGAAAAGGATCCAGGAGCAGCTGTTTTTAGACCGCCACATATAG
- a CDS encoding PIN/TRAM domain-containing protein, whose amino-acid sequence MLKRIVQLFFIVIGGMLGYLYVPELIRLLNNLIHIGDLPEFVTSPYIGIVIGAGLFFLSTFWLADYIVGFIQWIEESLMKVPVADVLFGSVGLIFGLIVAYLTMFALNSIDLNVVVYVIAFFVTALLGYIGFRFGFKKREELVNLFTSARLANKDKKKESEGEEKREGILKILDTSVIIDGRIADVCQTGFLEGPIVIPQFVLEELQHIADSSDVLKRNRGRRGLDILNRIQKELSIKVEIYEGDFEDVQEVDSKLVKLGKLVSGMVVTNDYNLNKVCEFQGVPVLNINDLANAVKPVVLPGEELNVQVIKDGKEQNQGVGYLDDGTMIVVEDGRNYIGKTIDVLVTSVLQTSAGRMIFAKPKLLEKAL is encoded by the coding sequence TTGTTAAAGCGAATTGTTCAATTATTTTTTATTGTCATTGGTGGAATGCTCGGTTATTTGTATGTACCCGAACTTATTCGTTTATTAAATAATTTGATTCATATTGGGGATCTGCCAGAGTTTGTAACTTCACCATATATTGGGATCGTAATCGGTGCAGGACTTTTCTTTTTAAGTACGTTTTGGTTAGCGGATTATATTGTAGGTTTTATTCAGTGGATTGAAGAATCTTTAATGAAAGTTCCTGTAGCAGATGTGTTGTTCGGCTCGGTGGGATTGATTTTTGGCCTGATTGTAGCTTATTTGACGATGTTTGCATTAAACAGTATAGATCTTAACGTCGTTGTTTACGTAATTGCGTTTTTTGTAACGGCACTACTAGGCTATATCGGATTTCGATTCGGGTTTAAAAAGCGTGAAGAGCTTGTCAATTTGTTCACATCAGCAAGACTTGCCAATAAGGATAAAAAGAAAGAATCAGAAGGGGAAGAGAAGCGAGAGGGAATCTTGAAAATCCTTGATACGAGTGTCATAATTGATGGTAGAATTGCAGATGTTTGTCAAACAGGATTTTTAGAAGGTCCAATCGTTATCCCACAATTCGTACTTGAGGAGCTTCAGCATATTGCAGATTCTTCAGATGTGCTGAAACGTAATCGTGGTCGACGCGGTCTTGATATTTTAAACAGAATTCAAAAAGAGCTTTCTATAAAGGTTGAAATTTATGAAGGTGACTTTGAAGATGTACAAGAGGTGGACAGCAAACTTGTAAAGCTTGGGAAATTGGTTTCCGGCATGGTCGTAACGAATGATTACAACCTGAACAAAGTTTGTGAGTTTCAAGGTGTCCCAGTCTTGAATATCAACGATCTTGCGAATGCGGTCAAACCAGTGGTTCTTCCAGGTGAAGAGTTGAATGTACAGGTGATCAAGGACGGGAAGGAACAGAACCAGGGAGTTGGTTACCTGGATGATGGTACGATGATCGTCGTTGAAGATGGGCGTAATTATATCGGAAAAACGATAGATGTTCTTGTGACGAGTGTTCTGCAAACATCTGCGGGTCGAATGATTTTTGCAAAGCCAAAGCTATTGGAGAAGGCTCTGTAA
- the ispD gene encoding 2-C-methyl-D-erythritol 4-phosphate cytidylyltransferase, with the protein MEYFVVIPAAGRGKRMKAERNKQFLLLNRVPLIVRTLQVFEQDDWCKGIIVVGNRNEVNELRQLFSEHKLSKVIDIVPGGKERQNSVYEGLKAIKGSSLALIHDGARPFVSIESIRELVVQADQSGAAVLAVPIKDTIKQINNHKVVKTVDRNSLWAVQTPQAFHLHNILQAHETAEKSGYIGTDDASLIEYSGGQVSIVEGSYLNIKLTTPEDMVFANAIIHEKEGQDKDV; encoded by the coding sequence GTGGAATACTTTGTTGTTATACCTGCAGCTGGACGGGGAAAACGAATGAAGGCGGAACGAAACAAGCAATTTTTACTGCTTAACCGGGTACCGCTGATCGTTCGAACACTACAGGTGTTTGAACAGGATGATTGGTGTAAAGGAATAATCGTTGTCGGTAATCGGAATGAAGTAAATGAACTTCGGCAATTGTTTTCTGAGCATAAGCTGTCAAAAGTTATTGATATTGTACCTGGTGGAAAAGAACGGCAAAACAGCGTTTACGAAGGGTTAAAAGCAATAAAAGGTTCATCTTTAGCGCTCATCCATGATGGTGCACGACCATTTGTGTCAATAGAATCCATTCGCGAGCTCGTCGTTCAGGCTGACCAAAGCGGGGCGGCTGTTCTTGCTGTACCAATCAAAGATACAATAAAACAAATCAATAATCATAAGGTTGTGAAGACCGTTGATCGAAACAGCTTGTGGGCCGTGCAAACCCCACAAGCTTTTCATCTTCATAATATTTTACAAGCCCATGAAACCGCTGAAAAATCAGGCTATATCGGTACAGATGATGCGAGCTTGATTGAGTATTCAGGAGGACAAGTATCGATTGTTGAAGGTAGCTATTTGAACATCAAATTGACGACACCAGAGGATATGGTGTTTGCAAATGCAATCATTCACGAGAAGGAGGGGCAGGATAAGGATGTTTAG
- the ispF gene encoding 2-C-methyl-D-erythritol 2,4-cyclodiphosphate synthase, with product MFRIGQGFDVHQLVEGRPLIIGGVEIPNEKGLLGHSDADVLLHVITDAVLGAIGEGDLGKHFPDTSADFKGIDSKILLEQAFQLAKRKGFMLGNVDATIIAQQPKMAPYIDEMRIVIAKLLDANMDQVNVKATTSEKLGFTGRGEGIAAQAVILLEK from the coding sequence ATGTTTAGAATTGGACAAGGGTTTGATGTACATCAGTTGGTGGAAGGGAGACCACTGATCATTGGAGGAGTCGAGATCCCGAATGAAAAAGGTCTGTTAGGCCACTCGGATGCAGATGTGCTGCTGCATGTTATAACGGATGCTGTACTTGGCGCTATCGGAGAAGGAGACTTGGGCAAACATTTTCCGGATACAAGCGCTGATTTTAAAGGTATCGATTCTAAAATCCTGCTTGAACAGGCTTTTCAGCTTGCAAAGCGTAAAGGATTCATGCTTGGGAACGTTGATGCTACGATTATTGCACAACAGCCTAAAATGGCCCCGTACATTGACGAGATGAGAATCGTGATTGCTAAGCTTCTGGATGCGAATATGGATCAGGTGAATGTCAAAGCGACAACATCTGAAAAGCTCGGATTTACCGGCAGGGGAGAGGGCATTGCTGCTCAGGCTGTTATTTTATTGGAAAAGTGA